A genomic window from Salvelinus namaycush isolate Seneca chromosome 5, SaNama_1.0, whole genome shotgun sequence includes:
- the syce3 gene encoding synaptonemal complex central element protein 3 isoform X1, which produces MASIVFFYAEAMSPMTASPSSCDHQEDWGEEMMELNKDLERMIEDVENISVQLTWMAYDMVVQRTSPDLGDSIRRLEEEFLRCRAVICGSPGEQEPNQGKDQGMG; this is translated from the exons ATGGCGTCTATAGTATTTTTTTACGCGGAAGCCATGTCACCA ATGACCGCTTCTCCTTCATCCTGCGACCATCAAGAGGACTGGGGCGAAGAGATGATGGAGTTGAACAAGGATTTAGAGAGAATGATTGAAGACGTGGAAAATATATCAG TACAGCTGACGTGGATGGCCTATGACATGGTGGTGCAGCGAACCAGTCCTGATCTGGGGGACTCCATTCGTCGGCTGGAGGAAGAGTTTCTTCGCTGCAGGGCTGTCATCTGTGGCTCCCCTGGGGAACAGGAGCCGAACCAGGGAAAGGACCAGGGGATGGGATAG
- the syce3 gene encoding synaptonemal complex central element protein 3 isoform X2, producing MTASPSSCDHQEDWGEEMMELNKDLERMIEDVENISVQLTWMAYDMVVQRTSPDLGDSIRRLEEEFLRCRAVICGSPGEQEPNQGKDQGMG from the exons ATGACCGCTTCTCCTTCATCCTGCGACCATCAAGAGGACTGGGGCGAAGAGATGATGGAGTTGAACAAGGATTTAGAGAGAATGATTGAAGACGTGGAAAATATATCAG TACAGCTGACGTGGATGGCCTATGACATGGTGGTGCAGCGAACCAGTCCTGATCTGGGGGACTCCATTCGTCGGCTGGAGGAAGAGTTTCTTCGCTGCAGGGCTGTCATCTGTGGCTCCCCTGGGGAACAGGAGCCGAACCAGGGAAAGGACCAGGGGATGGGATAG